The following are encoded together in the Cherax quadricarinatus isolate ZL_2023a chromosome 37, ASM3850222v1, whole genome shotgun sequence genome:
- the LOC128704023 gene encoding uncharacterized protein, whose protein sequence is MTLAGTYLIAGRNPMAGINAKGGRNSLILLMAVVLMASLVTGGVPSVVYVPNNVLGNIFIAAGTSLNTLDTYLTLNVTTKCQCRGVCWSDPHCSAAAATEVSTGNVVCQLANKGPINSSLIADKLSTYYFWNVTEAGSSYVVGSDNFLYLIIRSSFNFSKAVELCASIPGHRMAILKTIAQYNAVVALNLIEPSISPRICALSAAKKKKNSRRSVQKDNELHISEGRPCGSAPQLT, encoded by the exons ATGACTCTGGCAGGAACATATCTGATAGCAGGGAGAAACCCTATGGCAGGGATAAATGCGAAAGGAGGAAGAAACTCGCTGATATTGTTGATGGCGGTAGTGTTGATGGCGTCATTAGTGACGGGAGGAGTACCGTCAGTTGTCTACGTCCCGAACAACGTCTTGGGAAACATCTTCATAGCAGCAGGAACATCACTGAACACCCTGGATACATACTTGACCCTCAACGTGACAACCAAGT GCCAGTGTCGTGGAGTTTGCTGGTCAGACCCCCACTGCTCAGCGGCTGCTGCCACAGAGGTTAGCACTGGCAACGTAGTGTGTCAATTGGCAAACAAGGGTCCCATTAATTCAAGCCTCATTGCAGACAAGTTGTCTACATATTACTTCTGGAATG TCACAGAAGCTGGTAGTTCATACGTGGTGGGCTCAGATAACTTCCTCTACCTCATCATCCGGAGCAGTTTTAACTTTAGCAAGGCCGTAGAGCTGTGTGCTAGCATCCCAGGACACCGCATGGCCATACTCAAGACAATTGCTCAGTACAACGCTGTAGTCGCTTTGAATCTAA TCGAACCTTCAATAAGTCCTAGAATATGCGCCTTGAGCGCCGCTAAGAAAAAGAAAAATAGCCGTAGGAGTGTGCAGAAGGATAATGAACTACACATATCAGAGGGCAGACCTTGTGGCTCAGCACCTCAACTGACGTGA